The Bombus vancouverensis nearcticus chromosome 9, iyBomVanc1_principal, whole genome shotgun sequence genome includes a window with the following:
- the Rab5 gene encoding RAS oncogene family member Rab5, which translates to MANRGTAQRPNGSTQGKICQFKLVLLGESAVGKSSLVLRFVKGQFHEYQESTIGAAFLTQTVCLDDTTVKFEIWDTAGQERYHSLAPMYYRGAQAAIVVYDITNQDTFVRAQTWVKELQRQASPSIVIALAGNKADLSNKRVVEFDEAQTYADENGLLFMETSAKTAMNVNDIFLAIAKKLPKNEQSGNASTSGQGRRLVETEGQKAATGNCCK; encoded by the exons ATGGCTAATCGGGGTACAGCCCAGAGGCCAAATGGTTCAACACAAGGGAAGATATGTCAGTTTAAGCTGGTGTTACTTGGAGAATCTGCTGTGGGAAAATCAAGTCTTGTCTTGAGGTTTGTGAAAGGACAGTTCCATGAGTACCAAGAAAGTACTATTGGAG CTGCATTTTTAACACAAACTGTATGCCTGGATGATACAACTGTAAAGTTCGAGATTTGGGATACAGCAGGGCAGGAACGTTATCATAGTCTTGCACCAATGTATTATCGTGGTGCACAGGCAGCCATTGTTGTATATGATATAACAAACCAA GACACATTTGTACGTGCTCAAACGTGGGTGAAGGAACTGCAACGACAAGCCAGTCCAAGTATAGTTATAGCACTAGCTGGAAATAAAGCTGATCTTTCAAATAAAAGAGTTGTAGAATTTGATGAAGCTCAAACTTATGCAGATGAAAATGGCCTTCTTTTCATGGAAACTTCAGCCAAAACAGCAATGAATgttaatgatatatttttggcAATTG CTAAGAAACTTCCAAAGAATGAACAATCAGGAAATGCAAGTACAAGTGGTCAAGGTCGCCGATTAGTTGAGACAGAAGGACAAAAGGCAGCAACTGGCAATTGTTGCAAGTGA
- the LOC143303205 gene encoding uncharacterized protein LOC143303205, translating into MSYQFITEDRTETNGQKDQSKSIINVKWSTLSERIIPKIQVTLQRIQSDIQIESNVDYDDLCGPWVYSKNPLHSKYVDSPQPSLCIWKYFTEEDIIYLKKHQENKHLICSFFENKLLNETTGKSNTVFINILWEFFKLTRLKLFTEKGISACLGIVYLTHLFFLSYPWWTAQKVHQFFYKSILLHVVLVCIFLYQIIYIAYNDRSLEMSKSL; encoded by the exons atgtCATATCAATTCATAACAGAAGATCGTACAGAAACCAACGGTCAAAAAGACCAGTCGAAATCAATTATAAATGTTAAGTGGTCAACTTTGTCAGAACGTATAATACCGAAAATTCAAGTAACTTTACAGAGAATCCAGTCGGACATTCAAATCGAATCAAATGTAGATTATGACGATTTGTGCGGACCGTGGGTTTATTCAAAAAATCCTCTTCATAGTAAATATGTTGATTCACCGCAGCCAAGTTTATgtatttggaaatattttacagAAGAGGATATAATTTATCTTAAAAAGCATCAAGAAAACAAGCATCTGATATGTTCTTTTTttg aaaataaattgttaaatgAGACTACAGGGAAAAGTAATActgtttttataaatatattatgggAATTCTTCAAGCTTACTAG GCTAAAATTATTCACTGAAAAAGGTATTTCTGCATGTTTGGGGATCGTGTATTTAacacatttattttttctttcttatccaTGGTGGACAGCTCAAAAAGTCCACCAGTTTTTTTATAAAAGCATTTTACTACATGTTGTTTTGGTTTGTATATTTCTCTATCAGATTATATATATAGCATATAATGATAGATCTTTAGAGATGAGCAAAAGTTTGTAA